The following coding sequences are from one Danaus plexippus chromosome 13 unlocalized genomic scaffold, MEX_DaPlex mxdp_15, whole genome shotgun sequence window:
- the LOC116769899 gene encoding uncharacterized protein LOC116769899, translated as MKALHFIAYTFLIKSIICIDFDSYEVNRIEFTPVHDAIIFKDIADIMTEFENNMYTELSTPVMNYSESDEDIEDLLSEYQHYLDKAHKQRLGYTERSKSKNKVPMLRHEKYSKLKPKTQVDDQTNYYFDMKHHANPFFNAMTLPIKTNYDTEMREKTMIDLPQILSKPTYEPASSCHCKVDQIPCKCPCKQCFLTLTETGEFNHRDQKINSTNDKMSLRIKVDVQLPNLSDLINFIKLHSVDRKNSLEWPTPKSILANFNVPFPFAEIPMPIHTFDFRNSFLKDNTPVHKITIHKKKKSRSNNGKKHKGKKLFSFHHENIDPQYHENNTDVINKHNSDNRTVTFNGSVTNTITPSNQSDAFDTIRNISIHNIGNTIPDTKLDSFNTIYLTMNISNNDNNTEESIKIENSIENDYVKYNITTGQPFRLKREIYDFSVRPFKAAFKKLINESQQTNQTFTNKTIESKRTLVAADGLLLYWPNEIKSQPAPTKNITALIMERESKKRKLNITHEAIRSNRTKALEQAIFGDVNWNDVDTVAPVFMSFVGKYIKGILTFCSDSVCHSMKCSDKVCTHRICTPQNRYNQHGHCPGNNRTDSVANMESIMDLPSSIAFEIVDILQDNLSGKIYGKMTLCINSKCCTFVAAKKSFQKAKCTQKDVDPSSGHCTNLKNAKVN; from the exons ATGAAAGCTTTACATTTTATCGCTTACAcgtttcttataaaatctattatatgtatagattttgaTA GTTACGAGGTCAATCGAATAGAATTCACGCCGGTACACGATGCCATCATTTTCAAAGATATCGCTGACATTATGACGGAATTCGAAAATAACAtg TATACGGAGTTGAGTACACCGGTCATGAATTATAGCGAAAGTGATGAGGATATAGAAGATTTACTATCAGAATATCAACATTACTTAGATAAGGCGCATAAACAGAGACTTGGTTATACGGAGAGAAGCAAGAGCAAAAATAAAGTTCCGATGTTACGTCACGAAAAATATAGCAAATTGAAACCAAAAACACAAGTCGACGACCAAACAAACTATTATTTCGACATGAAACATCATGCTAATCCATTTTTCAACGCAATGACTTTACccattaaaactaattatgaCACTGAGATGAGGGAGAAAACAATGATTGATCTGCCTCAAATTTTATCTAAACCAACATACGAGCCAGCGTCATCTTGCCATTGTAAAGTCGACCAAATCCCTTGCAAGTGCCCATGCAAGCAATGTTTCCTAACACTAACTGAAACAGGTGAATTTAATCATCGCGACCAGAAAATCAACTCAACGAACGACAAAATGAGTCTGCGGATTAAAGTTGATGTACAGTTACCTAACTTATCtgatttaatcaattttataaaattacacagCGTCGACAGAAAAAACAGTCTGGAATGGCCGACGCCAAAGAGCATTCTAGCAAATTTTAATGTTCCATTCCCGTTTGCTGAAATTCCAATGCCCATACACACTTTCGATTTCCGTAATAGTTTTCTAAAGGATAATACTCctgtacataaaataacaatacataagAAGAAAAAATCACGATCTAACAATGGCAAAAAACATAaaggtaaaaaattatttagttttcatcATGAAAACATTGATCCACAATATCATGAAAATAATACTGATGTTATCAACAAACATAATTCGGATAATAGAACGGTAACCTTCAATGGTAGTGTAACAAACACTATAACACCAAGCAATCAGTCTGATGCTTTTGATACAATCCGTAATATATCAATCCATAATATTGGAAATACTATTCCCGATACCAAGTTGGATTCTtttaacacaatatatttaactatgaACATATCAAACAACGATAATAACACGGAGGAATCAATCAAAATAGAAAACAGTATTGAGAACGATTACGTTAAATACAACATCACGACTGGTCAACCGTTTCGTTTGAAGCGTGAAATATATGATTTCAGCGTGCGGCCGTTTAAAGCGGCgttcaaaaaactaataaatgaaTCCCAGCAGACAAATCaaacatttacaaacaaaacaatagaATCGAAAAGAACTTTAGTTGCGGCGGACGGTCTTTTGCTTTATTGGCCAAATGAAATCAAATCACAACCAGCGCCGACAAAGAATATAACAGCTTTGATCATGGAGAGAGAATCAAAGaaacgtaaattaaatataacccACGAGGCTATACGTAGTAATCGGACGAAAGCTCTCGAACAGGCCATTTTTGGGGACGTTAATTGGAACGACGTTGACACTGTGGCTCCTGTTTTCATGTCGTTTGTTGGTAAATACATCAAAGGTATACTGACATTCTGCTCTGACAGTGTATGCCATTCAATGAAATGTTCAGATAAAGTATGCACGCATAGAATATGTACACCACAAAATAGATACAATCAACATGGCCACTGTCCTGGCAACAACAGAACCG ACAGCGTAGCAAATATGGAATCTATCATGGATTTACCATCGAGCATCGCTTTTGAAATAGTCGATATATTACAAGACAATCTTTCGGGTAAAATTTATGGTAAAATGACGCTATGTATAAACTCCAAATGTTGCACGTTCGTGGCCGCTAAAAAAAGTTTCCAAAAAGCCAAATGCACACAAAAAGATGTCGACCCGTCGTCTGGTCATtgtactaatttaaaaaacgcaAAAGTAAACTAA
- the LOC116769901 gene encoding uncharacterized protein LOC116769901, giving the protein MLGSKIIVSLCILCVAHRSLGSPFNYNVVEGRGIGSTLWGWIAYPFTWWYGSTEPAPEKDQLIGTVPVTVTKDVEIKPHNVTMCNAQTCSTMTCDSNGCKELVTCNIYDTDLNGDCRTYNTVIPPEEPTTVKSSSTVEKPQDITTSQSSTTAPTTPIPSDNQAIEERPLELEAVLSSTVPEIDKNE; this is encoded by the exons ATGCTTGGTTCTAAGATTATCGTGTCCTTGTGCATTTTGTGTGTAGCGCATAGATCTTTGGGCAGCCCGTTCAATT ACAATGTTGTTGAGGGTCGCGGTATTGGCTCCACTTTATGGGGTTGGATAGCGTATCCTTTTACGTGGTGGTATGGTAGCACAGAACCGGCTCCAGAGAAGGACCAGCTCATAGGTACAGTTCCCGTCACTGTGACAAAAGATGTAGAGATAAAGCCGCACAACGTGACCATGTGCAACGCTCAGACTTGCAGCACCATGACATGTGACAGCAACGGGTGCAAGGAACTAGTCACATGCAACATCTACGACACGGATTTGAATGGGGACTGCAGGACGTATAACACAGTCATACCACCCGAGGAACCAACCACGGTCAAGTCTTCGAGTACCGTTGAAAAACCCCAGGATATAACAACTTCCCAGTCATCAACAACCGCGCCCACAACACCCATCCCTAGCGATAATCAGGCAATCGAAGAACGCCCTCTGGAGCTAGAAGCGGTACTGTCATCCACCGTTCCGGAGATAGATAAGAATGAATGA